The Nicotiana tabacum cultivar K326 chromosome 14, ASM71507v2, whole genome shotgun sequence genome contains a region encoding:
- the LOC107774124 gene encoding uncharacterized protein LOC107774124 — translation MAASEMLSKEQLLHLFDRFAFLTSQPDVKKRIADAVSDKQEAVAVTTAIQEEIFSEMGIDPRFGLTCLGKINMTYESDRDLMIRFYEFVAKEEMACEEAEFGPDRFAERLKMQQNLQEQQLEMLKYMRNFHMDDQSAILEKIHQQLEKANFDTEASVLTVEQMQDVVRRRVSPLFQPR, via the exons ATGGCAGCCTCAGAAATGCTATCAAAGGAGCAATTGCTTCATCTTTTTGATCGCTTCGCGTTCCTCACCTCCCAACCTG ATGTCAAGAAAAGGATTGCTGATGCTGTCAGCGACAAGCAG GAGGCTGTTGCTGTTACCACTGCTATCCAAGAGGAGATATTTTCCGAGATGGGAATTG ATCCAAGATTTGGTCTTACTTGCTTGGGGAAAATAAACATGACCTATGAGAGTGATCGAGACCTGATGATTCGTTTTTATGAATTTGTTGCAAA AGAAGAAATGGCTTGTGAAGAGGCCGAGTTTGGTCCAGACAGGTTTGCTGAAAGATTAAAGATGCAACAAAATTTACAAGAGCAG CAACTGGAGATGCTGAAGTACATGCGCAACTTTCACATGGATGATCAGTCTGCAATACTTGAGAAG ATTCACCAGCAGTTGGAGAAGGCCAACTTTGACACTGAAGCTTCTGTGCTGACAGTGGAGCAGATGCAGGATGTTGTTCGACGGAGAGTATCACCTTTGTTCCAGCCCAGATAA
- the LOC142169105 gene encoding uncharacterized protein LOC142169105 — MCNAIVLSWLMNTVSTELLSGIVYASNTHLVWEDLRERFDKVNCMRIFQIHRAIATLSQGTNFVSTYFTKLKGLWKEYDDIVPASNSREYAEHLQQQRLLQFLSGLNDSYDQVRRQFLLQSNEPSLNQAYAMVIEDESQHSSSGLNEKIDPMAMQVGRGQGYRGKKPFIQCEHCGLRGHTKKNYYKIIGYPEDFKGKKKFNNSNFGGQPRRGNGNFRGQFGNQQSINAVNNVCGNAASAEVQSQSSSTSDDLHTTLAGKGPNFTEDQYKRILGMLSKDSVDAQANIAGATHHITATENLLKDEAHTRKASKDSVHRPTEDKDLSSGRVKGIVKGNAGLYILREAIGKNKVEN; from the exons ATGTGTAATGCAATTGTTCTCTCATGGCTCATGAACACAGTATCGACAGAGCTCCTTAGTGGAATTGTGTATGCTTCAAATACTCATTTGGTCTGGGAAGATCTAAGAGAACGGTTTGACAAGGTCAATTGCATGAGGATTTTTCAGATTCACAGAGCTATTGCTACTCTATCTCAAGGTACAAACTTTGTCTCTACTTACTTCACTAAGTTGAAAGGTTTGTGGAAAGAGTATGATGACATAGTACCTGCCTCTAATTCGAGAGAGTATGCTGAACACTTACAACAACAAAGGTTGCTACAATTTCTAAGTGGCCTAAATGACTCATATGACCAAGTCAGGAGACAATTTTTGCTACAATCAAATGAGCCATCTCTTAATCAGGCGTATGCTATGGTAATTGAGGATGAGTCCCAACACTCATCTTCTGGTTTGAATGAAAAAATTGATCCAATGGCAATGCAAGTTGGCAGGGGTCAAGGTTACAGGGGAAAGAAGCCCTTTATACAGTGTGAGCATTGTGGGCTTAGAGGTCACACAAAGAAAAACTATTACAAAATCATAGGATATCCTGAAGATTTTAAAGGAAAGAAGAAGTTTAATAATAGCAACTTTGGTGGACAGCCTCGTAGAGGTAATGGCAATTTTAGAGGACAATTTGGAAATCAACAATCTATCAATGCTGTGAATAATGTATGTGGAAATGCTGCAAGTGCTGAGGTTCAATCCCAAAGTTCTTCAACAAGTGATGATTTACATACTACTTTAGCTGGAAAAGGACCAAACTTCACTGAGGATCAATACAAACGAATTCTGGGAATGCTAAGCAAAGACAGCGTTGATGCTCAAGCTAATATAGCAG GTGCTACACACCACATAACAGCAACtgaaaacttattaaaagatGAAGCTCATACTAGGAAAGCCTCTAAGGATAGTGTACATCGGCCTACAGAAGATAAG GACCTTTCCAGTGGCAGGGTGAAGGGGATTGTTAAGGGAAATGCTGGACTGTACATTTTGAGAGAAGCAATTGGCAAAAATAAGGTCGAGAATTAG